One genomic window of Malaciobacter molluscorum LMG 25693 includes the following:
- a CDS encoding flavodoxin domain-containing protein, protein MANVGIFCATAGGTSLKIAQQLAKAFNVEEEDFINMEEDFDDVEQLLPYDVLFIGSSTWGQGDVHHEWVDPQLDIESVGIDFSGKKIALFGAGDSVKHGEHFCSALGKLYKTFSQAGASIVGFVDANDYNYKFSLSQIEDKLCGLAIDEHNEKEKTQIRIENWIANLKKEIF, encoded by the coding sequence ATGGCAAATGTAGGAATATTTTGTGCAACTGCTGGTGGTACATCTTTGAAAATTGCTCAACAATTAGCAAAAGCTTTTAATGTTGAAGAAGAAGACTTTATAAATATGGAAGAAGACTTTGATGATGTAGAGCAGTTGTTACCTTATGATGTTTTATTTATAGGAAGCTCAACATGGGGACAAGGAGATGTTCATCATGAATGGGTTGATCCTCAACTTGATATTGAATCTGTTGGCATTGATTTTTCAGGTAAAAAAATTGCTCTATTTGGAGCAGGTGATAGTGTAAAGCATGGTGAGCATTTTTGTTCAGCTTTGGGAAAATTATATAAAACTTTTTCCCAAGCAGGTGCAAGTATAGTTGGTTTTGTTGATGCAAATGATTATAACTATAAATTTTCACTTTCTCAAATAGAAGATAAATTATGTGGCTTAGCAATTGATGAACACAATGAAAAAGAAAAAACTCAGATAAGAATAGAAAATTGGATTGCTAATTTAAAAAAAGAGATTTTCTAA
- a CDS encoding NifX-associated nitrogen fixation protein — MELRKLFLDTLVGQIRALDQFGTWSNKSNEELLNQKYVKTKEDLKNIAIISDIDEMQIQDIRLIYQAIALAFEKLTGVMCSVVMEMSHEGFGRVVVFANDIVLCEKYFKDAHRFSFRTFEKLEQEGEKYLIKAQEKYKKYKS, encoded by the coding sequence ATGGAATTAAGAAAACTATTTTTAGACACTTTAGTAGGACAAATAAGAGCACTTGATCAGTTTGGTACTTGGAGTAATAAATCTAATGAAGAATTATTAAATCAAAAGTATGTAAAGACAAAAGAGGATTTGAAAAATATTGCAATTATTTCAGATATAGATGAGATGCAAATTCAAGATATAAGACTTATTTATCAAGCAATAGCTTTAGCTTTTGAAAAACTTACAGGCGTAATGTGTTCTGTTGTAATGGAGATGAGTCATGAAGGTTTTGGGAGAGTAGTTGTTTTTGCAAATGATATTGTACTTTGTGAAAAATATTTTAAAGATGCACATAGATTTTCATTTAGAACTTTTGAAAAGTTAGAGCAAGAGGGTGAAAAGTATTTAATAAAAGCACAAGAAAAATATAAAAAGTATAAAAGTTAA
- a CDS encoding NifB/NifX family molybdenum-iron cluster-binding protein, translated as MNSIEIKSNNETQGVLKVGFATTDLSSIDSHFGSAKQFVVYEISKLSTSLCKIVKVTPKQTDETVKALKGIDIVYFTNIGATAAAKLINNGIFTIKYKEIIQIDKEVEKLKEMLNTNPPPFIKKIVEKKVA; from the coding sequence ATGAATAGTATAGAAATTAAATCAAACAATGAAACTCAAGGCGTACTAAAAGTAGGCTTTGCGACTACTGATTTAAGTAGTATAGATTCTCACTTTGGTAGTGCGAAACAGTTTGTAGTTTATGAAATAAGTAAACTCTCTACTTCTCTTTGCAAAATAGTAAAAGTTACACCAAAACAAACAGATGAGACAGTTAAAGCATTAAAAGGAATTGATATTGTCTATTTTACAAATATTGGTGCAACAGCAGCAGCTAAACTAATTAATAATGGAATTTTTACTATTAAATATAAAGAGATTATCCAAATTGATAAAGAAGTAGAAAAACTAAAAGAGATGTTAAATACAAATCCTCCACCATTTATTAAAAAAATAGTAGAAAAAAAGGTTGCATAA
- the nifN gene encoding nitrogenase iron-molybdenum cofactor biosynthesis protein NifN gives MDALSAKPLQLNPIKLSQPMGAMLCFLGIKNCMPLMHGAQGCASFSKVFFTRHFNDPIAVQTTAVNDITAVLDGGDYAISESIKNITKKVKPDLIGLFTTGLTETKGDDIKGATLLLKDIQKMVYVNTPDFEGSLESGFAKSVEAIITQLVNKTSYIDNNKALIIPNVNLKPIEVEKIKDTISLFGYEVYSLPDLSDSLDGHLGEKQGALTSGGINVEEIKNLALSSLVITIGNSVKKAGELMLKKNENINLLHFDSLCGLQRTDDFYKKLCSIKEITTPHPSIVRWRKRLQDALLDTHFSIGSSSFVLALEPDQCVSIANTIIEAGANIKAIITTHKDEVLEKLECENILVGDFEDVEKYLLQSDILISNFHGERYTKKYKKALILRGFPDFEGIGNQLKNDVLYEGSCYFLFELANIINHYKFE, from the coding sequence ATGGACGCATTAAGTGCAAAACCACTTCAACTAAATCCTATAAAATTATCTCAACCAATGGGCGCAATGTTATGTTTTTTAGGTATTAAAAACTGTATGCCTCTAATGCATGGAGCACAAGGTTGTGCCTCTTTTTCAAAAGTTTTTTTCACAAGACATTTTAATGATCCAATTGCAGTTCAAACAACAGCTGTAAATGATATAACAGCAGTTCTTGATGGTGGAGATTATGCAATAAGTGAGAGTATAAAAAATATTACAAAAAAAGTAAAACCAGATTTAATTGGACTTTTTACAACTGGTTTAACTGAGACAAAAGGTGATGATATTAAAGGTGCAACTTTATTATTAAAAGATATTCAAAAAATGGTTTATGTAAATACTCCTGATTTTGAGGGTTCACTTGAAAGTGGATTTGCTAAAAGTGTAGAAGCAATAATAACTCAGCTAGTAAATAAAACATCTTATATTGATAATAATAAAGCTTTAATAATTCCAAATGTCAATTTAAAACCAATAGAAGTAGAAAAGATAAAAGATACTATTTCTTTATTTGGTTATGAGGTTTACTCACTTCCTGATTTAAGTGATAGTTTAGATGGACATCTAGGTGAAAAACAAGGAGCATTGACTTCTGGTGGAATTAATGTTGAGGAGATTAAAAATTTAGCTTTATCTTCTCTTGTTATAACTATTGGAAATAGTGTAAAAAAAGCTGGTGAGTTAATGCTAAAGAAAAATGAAAATATAAACTTACTTCATTTTGATAGTTTATGTGGTCTGCAAAGAACTGATGATTTTTATAAAAAATTATGCAGTATTAAAGAGATTACAACTCCTCATCCTAGTATTGTGCGATGGAGAAAAAGGTTACAAGATGCACTTTTAGATACGCACTTTTCAATAGGAAGTAGCTCTTTTGTATTAGCTTTAGAACCAGACCAATGTGTAAGTATAGCAAACACTATTATAGAAGCAGGTGCAAATATTAAAGCAATCATAACAACGCATAAAGATGAAGTTTTAGAAAAATTAGAGTGTGAAAATATATTAGTTGGAGATTTTGAAGATGTGGAAAAATATCTTCTACAAAGTGATATATTAATTTCAAACTTTCATGGTGAAAGATATACAAAAAAATATAAAAAAGCACTTATTTTAAGAGGTTTTCCTGATTTTGAAGGTATTGGGAATCAGTTGAAAAACGATGTATTGTATGAAGGAAGTTGTTATTTTCTTTTTGAATTAGCAAACATAATAAACCACTATAAATTTGAATAA
- the cowN gene encoding N(2)-fixation sustaining protein CowN: protein MGEKIRDRYVTFDNIDCYKDAANVLDALYELFEQKPESKNNFWNRFDTFIPENYHEILAKENEKDILYHICSNVFYIFDLFEEYDFEKGIELLDRVEFDCC, encoded by the coding sequence ATGGGAGAAAAAATACGAGATAGATATGTGACTTTTGATAATATTGATTGTTATAAAGATGCAGCAAACGTTTTAGATGCTTTATATGAACTTTTTGAACAAAAACCAGAATCTAAAAATAATTTTTGGAATAGATTTGATACTTTTATTCCTGAAAACTACCATGAAATATTAGCAAAAGAGAATGAAAAAGATATTCTTTATCATATTTGTTCAAATGTATTTTATATTTTTGATTTATTTGAAGAATATGATTTTGAAAAAGGAATAGAACTCTTAGATAGAGTTGAATTTGACTGTTGCTAA
- a CDS encoding nitrogenase component 1, whose amino-acid sequence MVNKKIISELLNESSCSHNKTKKSSCDKPKPGATSGGCAFEGSQISLFPFADVVHLVHSPATCIGASWETRQTLTSYDRQNNTVLGYTTDVNTNDIIFGGNKKLEDSIKYILENKNPKAIFVYETCVTAMIGDDMDNVCTKMQQKYNIPIVVIHSPGFVGGKNLGSRLGAESLFHQLIGTKEPESIHPFGINLIGEYNVTGDMWQYTPILEKIGIKVVSTLAGDGRIENIQMAHRAKLNVIVCAKSLISFTRKMQEKYQIPYVSVSFYGKRDTSNAIRSIVNAFGNKDLSKKAEKIIKQEEEKLEKELLIYKEILKNKKAILNTGGNKSWSIASALQDIGIEVVATSVKKTTLEDKQIASKYVNILMENPAVEQAQLIDQYNVDILLAGGRSLYTAIKKKVAFVDVNQEKKVSYGGYRGLINLAKDILFAVNNRVFKIVGISEPWN is encoded by the coding sequence ATGGTAAATAAGAAAATAATTAGTGAGTTATTAAATGAAAGTTCTTGCTCTCACAATAAAACAAAAAAATCATCTTGTGATAAACCTAAGCCAGGTGCTACATCTGGTGGATGTGCTTTTGAAGGTTCACAAATTTCACTTTTTCCTTTTGCTGATGTTGTTCATTTAGTTCATTCTCCTGCAACTTGTATTGGAGCATCTTGGGAAACTAGACAAACTTTAACTTCTTATGATAGACAAAATAATACAGTTTTAGGATATACCACAGATGTAAATACAAATGATATAATTTTTGGAGGAAATAAAAAACTTGAAGATTCAATCAAATATATACTAGAAAATAAAAACCCTAAAGCAATATTTGTATATGAAACTTGTGTAACTGCAATGATTGGTGATGATATGGATAATGTGTGTACAAAGATGCAACAAAAATATAATATACCAATTGTAGTTATTCATTCCCCTGGATTTGTAGGAGGTAAAAATTTAGGTTCAAGACTTGGTGCTGAATCACTTTTTCATCAATTAATAGGAACAAAAGAACCAGAAAGTATTCATCCTTTTGGAATAAATTTAATAGGAGAGTATAATGTGACGGGTGATATGTGGCAATATACTCCTATTTTAGAAAAAATTGGGATTAAAGTTGTTTCAACATTAGCAGGTGATGGAAGAATTGAAAATATTCAAATGGCACATAGGGCAAAATTAAATGTGATTGTTTGTGCAAAATCTTTAATAAGTTTTACAAGAAAAATGCAAGAAAAATATCAAATTCCTTATGTAAGCGTATCCTTTTATGGAAAAAGAGATACATCAAATGCTATAAGAAGTATTGTAAATGCATTTGGAAATAAAGATCTAAGTAAAAAAGCAGAAAAAATAATAAAACAAGAAGAAGAAAAACTAGAAAAAGAACTTTTAATTTATAAAGAAATTCTAAAAAATAAAAAAGCAATTTTAAATACAGGAGGAAATAAATCTTGGTCAATTGCAAGTGCTTTACAAGATATTGGGATTGAAGTAGTTGCAACAAGTGTAAAAAAAACTACATTAGAAGATAAACAAATAGCTTCAAAATATGTAAATATTCTTATGGAAAATCCAGCAGTTGAACAAGCACAATTAATTGATCAATATAATGTTGATATTTTACTTGCAGGAGGAAGAAGTTTATACACAGCAATTAAGAAAAAAGTAGCTTTTGTAGATGTAAATCAGGAAAAAAAAGTAAGTTATGGTGGATATCGTGGACTTATTAATTTAGCAAAAGATATTTTATTTGCAGTAAATAATAGAGTTTTTAAAATTGTAGGAATATCTGAACCATGGAATTAG
- a CDS encoding NAD(P)H-dependent oxidoreductase — protein sequence MKKILINLVHPNFDESIVNKKILEGVSEFKNITINNLYLKYPDFKIDIKKEQDLLLENDVIIFQFPMYWFSSPSLLKEWFDLVLEPGFAYGKDYKLKGKDFCIAVSCGAEKKDYVSDNENMMTNLLYPFYGTSLYIQMNYKEPFITYSAEKGLSEETLNKYNQEYLEYIKKLF from the coding sequence ATGAAAAAGATACTTATTAATTTAGTTCATCCTAATTTTGATGAATCAATAGTAAATAAAAAAATATTAGAAGGAGTGAGTGAATTTAAGAATATAACTATTAATAATTTATACTTAAAATATCCAGATTTTAAAATAGATATTAAAAAAGAACAAGATTTACTTTTAGAAAATGATGTAATTATTTTTCAATTTCCAATGTATTGGTTTAGTTCGCCTTCTCTTTTAAAAGAGTGGTTTGATTTAGTATTAGAACCTGGATTTGCTTATGGTAAAGATTATAAATTAAAAGGTAAAGATTTTTGTATAGCTGTTAGTTGTGGAGCTGAGAAAAAGGATTATGTATCTGATAATGAAAATATGATGACAAATCTTCTTTATCCTTTCTATGGTACTTCATTATATATTCAAATGAATTATAAAGAACCTTTTATTACTTATTCTGCAGAAAAAGGATTAAGTGAAGAAACATTAAATAAATATAACCAAGAATATTTAGAATATATTAAAAAACTTTTTTAA
- a CDS encoding winged helix-turn-helix transcriptional regulator yields MKKSKDKKMIETPFNYTLSLISGKWKMIILYLLSEYKIIRYNELQRKIGNITYKMLSCQLKELEADKLIIRKEYPMIPPKVEYSLSEKGKTLIPILDSMCEWGSKQRPDLVICME; encoded by the coding sequence ATGAAAAAAAGCAAAGATAAAAAAATGATTGAAACACCATTTAATTATACCTTGTCTCTTATTTCAGGAAAATGGAAAATGATTATTTTATATCTCTTATCAGAATATAAAATTATAAGATACAATGAACTACAAAGAAAAATAGGTAATATTACTTATAAAATGTTAAGTTGTCAGTTAAAAGAACTTGAAGCTGATAAATTAATTATAAGAAAAGAATATCCAATGATCCCTCCTAAAGTAGAGTATAGTTTATCTGAAAAAGGAAAAACACTAATTCCTATTCTAGATTCAATGTGTGAATGGGGAAGTAAACAAAGGCCAGATTTAGTTATATGTATGGAATAG
- a CDS encoding NifU family protein: protein MKHQEALNAYKNKDFQKAFNIWKEESKKQNHQAMANIALMYLKAEGVSKDYLQAKYWFEKSSSYGNASANFNLALMYQTKIGVKEDIQKAKDYFRKAVQKNHTQASFRLALILLQNRKSIDDLKEGFECMIKAANNGHTLARIQLYQNEKQQKENIILNTNFRKLNKEKQLKIVKDSLDRYIKPILLKDGGNILLVEYINNPDIELRLAYQGACVGCSIASTGTYSMIENTIKKIIDEKVKILIL from the coding sequence ATGAAACATCAAGAAGCTTTAAATGCATATAAAAATAAAGATTTTCAAAAAGCTTTTAATATTTGGAAAGAAGAAAGTAAAAAACAAAATCACCAAGCAATGGCAAATATTGCATTAATGTACTTAAAAGCAGAAGGTGTTTCAAAAGATTACTTACAAGCTAAATATTGGTTTGAGAAATCAAGCTCTTACGGCAATGCATCTGCAAATTTCAATCTTGCTTTAATGTATCAAACAAAAATTGGAGTTAAAGAAGATATACAAAAAGCAAAAGATTATTTTAGAAAAGCTGTTCAAAAAAATCATACTCAAGCATCATTTAGATTAGCACTAATATTACTTCAAAATAGAAAAAGCATAGATGATTTAAAAGAGGGTTTTGAATGTATGATAAAAGCTGCAAATAATGGTCATACTTTAGCAAGAATTCAACTTTACCAAAATGAAAAACAACAAAAAGAAAATATAATTTTAAATACAAATTTTAGAAAATTAAATAAAGAAAAACAATTAAAAATTGTAAAAGATTCATTAGATAGGTACATCAAGCCTATTTTATTAAAAGATGGTGGAAATATACTATTGGTTGAATATATTAATAATCCTGATATCGAACTAAGATTGGCTTATCAAGGAGCTTGTGTTGGATGTTCCATTGCATCAACTGGTACTTACTCCATGATTGAGAATACTATAAAAAAAATCATTGATGAAAAAGTTAAAATACTTATTTTATAA
- a CDS encoding methyl-accepting chemotaxis protein, whose translation MITVSTNKKLLIFPIIFLAIIILSGFTIRYFNIKANIGISAAIKTNGYINNLLHSRLAFKEFLEELDEDYASKVTTDYKNLAKNVKELKNLHEDFVNKNKEAIDKILSDINKYLKIFDQYSIERIDNLNENSNKFETNSTQTKLEQMNNLVQFIENNLKQIINDAKAFKESSTKRLNFALIILAIVSTIIFSVISFIISRIIVKSINSFKTGLLSFFEYLNLEKDEITLLNEKSKDEFGQMAKVVNRNIKKTQNAMNEDRLLIDETIHVLDNFGKGDLTQRLTTKVSNPALTELKDVLNNMANTFEKNINNILDILLEYSKYDYHKRVDEKDLRKHLLKLAKGVNHLAETTTQMLIENKANGLTLDKSSDILLINVDKLNQSSNETATRLEETSATLEEITNNIRNNTSNINKMAVLSNEVTNSAKEGELLAKNTSIAMEDINTQVKAINEAISVIDQIAFQTNILSLNAAVEAATAGEAGKGFAVVAQEVRNLASRSANAAKEIKNIVENATQKANEGKDISSGMINGYTKLNENINFTINLIKDIELASKEQLENIEHINDSITQLDRQTQQYAAVANETHEVSMITDNIAKLIVKNADEKEFEGKDLVEVKNINNINTKNLQEA comes from the coding sequence ATGATTACAGTTTCTACAAATAAAAAACTACTAATATTTCCAATTATTTTTTTAGCGATCATTATTCTTTCTGGTTTTACAATTAGATATTTTAATATAAAAGCAAATATTGGAATTAGTGCGGCAATTAAGACAAATGGTTATATAAATAATTTATTACATTCAAGATTAGCTTTTAAAGAATTTTTAGAAGAACTTGATGAAGATTATGCAAGTAAAGTAACAACTGATTATAAGAATTTAGCAAAAAATGTTAAAGAATTAAAAAATTTACATGAAGATTTTGTTAATAAAAATAAAGAAGCAATTGATAAAATTTTAAGTGATATAAATAAATATTTAAAAATATTTGATCAATATTCAATTGAAAGAATAGATAACTTAAATGAAAATTCTAATAAATTTGAGACTAATTCAACACAAACAAAATTAGAACAGATGAATAATCTAGTTCAATTTATTGAAAATAATTTAAAACAAATAATAAATGATGCAAAAGCATTTAAAGAATCTTCAACAAAAAGATTAAACTTTGCATTAATCATTTTAGCAATTGTATCTACAATTATTTTTTCAGTTATTTCATTTATTATTTCAAGAATAATTGTTAAATCTATAAATAGTTTCAAGACTGGTTTATTATCATTTTTTGAATATCTAAATCTAGAAAAAGATGAAATCACCCTTTTAAATGAAAAAAGTAAAGATGAATTTGGTCAAATGGCAAAAGTAGTAAATAGAAATATAAAAAAAACACAAAATGCAATGAATGAGGATAGATTATTAATTGATGAAACTATACATGTTTTAGATAATTTTGGAAAAGGAGATTTAACACAAAGACTAACAACAAAAGTTTCAAACCCAGCATTAACTGAATTAAAAGATGTTCTAAACAATATGGCAAATACTTTTGAAAAAAATATCAATAATATTTTAGATATTTTATTGGAATATTCAAAATATGATTATCATAAAAGAGTAGATGAAAAAGATTTAAGAAAACACCTTTTAAAATTAGCAAAAGGAGTAAATCATCTAGCTGAAACAACAACACAAATGTTAATAGAAAATAAAGCAAATGGTCTAACATTAGATAAAAGTTCAGATATATTACTTATAAATGTAGATAAATTAAATCAAAGTTCAAATGAAACAGCTACAAGACTGGAAGAGACTTCTGCAACTTTAGAAGAGATTACAAATAATATTAGGAATAATACTTCAAATATTAATAAAATGGCAGTTTTATCAAATGAAGTTACTAATTCTGCAAAAGAAGGTGAACTATTAGCAAAAAATACTTCAATTGCGATGGAAGATATAAATACTCAAGTTAAAGCTATTAATGAAGCTATTAGTGTAATAGACCAAATTGCTTTCCAAACAAATATATTATCATTAAATGCAGCAGTTGAAGCAGCAACAGCGGGTGAGGCTGGAAAAGGATTTGCAGTAGTTGCACAAGAAGTTAGAAATCTTGCAAGTCGAAGTGCTAATGCAGCTAAAGAGATTAAAAATATAGTAGAAAATGCAACACAAAAAGCAAATGAAGGAAAAGATATCTCTTCAGGTATGATAAATGGATATACAAAACTAAATGAAAATATTAATTTTACAATCAATTTAATCAAAGATATTGAATTAGCAAGTAAAGAACAACTTGAAAATATTGAACATATAAATGATTCTATAACACAATTGGACAGACAAACTCAGCAATATGCAGCTGTAGCAAATGAAACACATGAAGTTTCTATGATTACAGATAATATAGCAAAACTTATTGTAAAAAATGCAGATGAAAAAGAGTTTGAAGGCAAAGATTTAGTTGAAGTAAAAAATATAAATAATATTAATACTAAAAACCTACAAGAAGCTTAA
- a CDS encoding NifB/NifX family molybdenum-iron cluster-binding protein, with product MKIAFASKDNIYINEHFGWCKKFFIYEVNENNYNFIKEVQSEEKIENELDKLSYKIKCLENSDILYVEQIGPKASLLVKDSKIFPIKASNEKEKITDILKKLIKMQENPPIWMKRILAK from the coding sequence ATGAAAATTGCATTTGCCTCAAAAGACAATATCTATATTAATGAACATTTCGGTTGGTGTAAAAAGTTTTTTATTTATGAAGTAAATGAAAATAATTACAATTTTATAAAAGAAGTTCAATCTGAAGAAAAAATTGAAAATGAACTAGATAAATTATCATATAAAATCAAATGTCTTGAAAATAGTGATATTTTATATGTAGAACAAATAGGTCCAAAAGCATCTTTATTAGTAAAAGATTCAAAAATCTTTCCAATTAAAGCTTCAAATGAAAAAGAAAAGATTACAGATATATTAAAAAAATTAATAAAAATGCAAGAAAATCCTCCAATATGGATGAAAAGAATACTCGCAAAATAA
- the nifB gene encoding nitrogenase cofactor biosynthesis protein NifB encodes MSCSCTSSSTNNTLQQDVMDKINNHPCYSEGAHQHYARIHLAVAPACNIQCNYCNRKFDCSNESRPGVTSSKLSPIDAVKKVLYVGGKIQQLSVVGIAGPGDALANPKKTFETFKLLQEKAPDLKLCLSTNGLRLPEFIDEIVKYNIDHVTVTINSVDETGEIGSKIYPWIHWKHKKVFGKQAAKILLKQQIEGIKMLTQKGILVKANSVLIPGVNDKEIANVAKKLKELNVFLHNIMPLLSKPEFGTYYGLNNQRSATDQEVMQAQEVCGMDIKLMAHCRQCRADAVGLIGEDKSNEYNNDIFKNKSWKELEDIYNIKAREQRHALIENWRKALDSANERVKIEQASKEQLSSNNKTKLIAVTSSSEGIINLHFGSATEFLIYEAGNKAIKFVMHRKVQNAYCKGPEDCDGSYPIEEIKQTLKDIDLLLTEKIGDCPQEELRKIDLITDDSYALEPIEKSVFEATKKHFFYEKEKEVN; translated from the coding sequence ATGAGTTGTTCTTGTACATCCAGTAGCACAAATAATACTTTACAACAAGATGTAATGGATAAGATAAATAATCATCCTTGCTATAGTGAAGGAGCACACCAACACTATGCAAGAATTCATTTAGCAGTTGCGCCTGCTTGTAATATTCAATGTAATTATTGTAATAGGAAATTTGACTGTTCAAATGAATCAAGACCAGGTGTTACCTCATCAAAACTTTCACCTATTGATGCAGTAAAAAAAGTTTTATATGTTGGAGGTAAAATTCAACAACTTTCAGTGGTGGGGATTGCTGGTCCAGGAGATGCACTTGCAAATCCTAAAAAAACATTCGAAACATTTAAATTACTTCAAGAAAAAGCACCTGATTTGAAACTATGTTTATCAACAAATGGATTAAGACTTCCAGAGTTTATAGATGAGATTGTAAAATACAATATTGATCATGTAACTGTTACAATAAATAGTGTAGATGAAACTGGAGAGATTGGAAGCAAAATATATCCTTGGATACATTGGAAGCATAAAAAGGTTTTTGGAAAACAAGCAGCTAAAATTCTATTAAAGCAACAAATAGAAGGTATAAAAATGCTAACACAAAAAGGAATACTTGTAAAAGCAAATTCTGTATTAATTCCAGGAGTAAATGATAAAGAGATTGCAAATGTAGCAAAAAAATTAAAAGAGCTAAATGTATTTTTGCACAATATTATGCCTCTATTATCAAAACCAGAATTTGGTACATATTATGGATTAAATAATCAAAGAAGTGCAACAGATCAAGAAGTTATGCAAGCACAAGAAGTATGTGGAATGGATATAAAACTTATGGCACATTGCAGACAATGTCGTGCTGATGCAGTTGGGCTAATTGGTGAAGATAAATCAAATGAATATAATAATGATATATTTAAAAACAAATCATGGAAAGAATTAGAAGATATTTATAACATAAAAGCAAGAGAACAAAGACATGCTTTAATTGAAAACTGGAGAAAAGCATTAGATAGTGCAAATGAAAGAGTAAAAATAGAACAAGCTTCAAAAGAACAACTAAGCTCAAATAATAAAACAAAACTAATTGCTGTAACAAGTAGTAGTGAAGGAATAATAAATCTTCATTTTGGTAGTGCAACTGAATTCTTAATATATGAAGCTGGAAATAAAGCTATAAAATTTGTAATGCATAGAAAAGTTCAAAATGCTTATTGTAAAGGTCCAGAAGATTGTGATGGTTCATATCCAATAGAAGAGATAAAACAAACACTTAAAGATATTGATTTGTTGTTAACTGAAAAAATTGGTGATTGTCCACAAGAAGAATTAAGAAAGATTGATTTGATTACTGATGACTCATATGCATTAGAACCAATAGAAAAATCAGTTTTTGAAGCTACTAAAAAGCACTTTTTTTATGAAAAAGAGAAAGAAGTAAATTGA